A single region of the Lepus europaeus isolate LE1 chromosome 1, mLepTim1.pri, whole genome shotgun sequence genome encodes:
- the SGO2 gene encoding shugoshin 2 — protein sequence MESPVMETDSVTSGIKRYVKDKKISRTTKLNVSLASKIKTKIINNSSIFKISLKHNNRALAQALSREKENSRRITTEKMLLQKEVEKLNFENTFLRLKLNNLNKKLIEIEALMNNNLITAIEMSSLSEFHQSPFPLPGSKKKGIGKQCKLMRLPFARVPLTSNDDDDGDDKEKMQSNKSVISKTPPDIPSSVSTRQSLSIQYNLEELLQKENNQNVYDLDDPRHFSPIVDILPKESCSSSDQNFKSSLTSGMRNIASIDNRRDKQSPSNVTERKKRGSSRGSVSLSVDTPCAAHLDEQCISTPELNLKKDINDDTHEASINTQRTRPCLPCLPSESAREPNAECVSQVQDNNDFQLQKTVYDADMELTTSEVSKIVTVSTGTKNKSNKNTEDCQMKPFRKVKDPSFEKNQERSKRKRRNSSDVDIEEKIENRPKRRSVVLDGQRNSQDPHFTFGTEQLAQVNTLQEITLPNNFNPDDRQNTQCNKKKKRTHVTNGEEEIYSFSQSSDQFLQESKFMGQNSVTCTKSKASRQTFVILKVEKGNAFPKQKDKEAISKNLEGTNEFEAACVSTKDNGNVGDYETQNMLDLEKCVTDMQPAQQNESKMNKLGRKVSRKTEIISERNQIHENDKDLNSLENGNFFFQTQDNKESISRNLEVSKQFHIPAVLIRDNGNLYEYKTQNALDLQKQISDMYPVQQNESKVNKKLRQKVNRRTEIISEVDHLNNDKSVHCLEKDNYFFPTHKDKEIIPGNLEDPNEFQTSALPTKASGNLCDYERVTEHAHAMRSACQNDSKIVKKLRQKVYRKTEIISTMNQTQENDGEHVHDPGKGNSFSPTQKDKETISGNVQVTDEFQTADPPTKDNGNLCDHETQNILDLEKHATDRQPAEQNESKINKQLRQKENRKMIISEMNRIYEGNDKDVHAQKSYVKDLDFKINKSKQRLDHQDTNSGHSMEINSNEKENSHQILDPYKLVNKCRKQSGKAKNILTRDKNKPTVESTESSQTSPSSEFHLQNINEADAVVGNQIEQHNSENRSSAPLSKKRETSFAERITEGECKVKKLNKGTSKSKKRKTFVVPSPDGHEVMGLILDSVQGKSVDCEPADKENYLENEKMVRNKPDFCTKVFKSFSQIYSPNIKDSSFRIVHEDSTPLGISSTKTLIIKENFALESSPGFQVNNDVHEKVKEMKFKEDQTTKKSGIGARTLQDLTNTSFVSYDTAKSENVLEDLSSELPSRRRKCAPLSLKEPSLRGKMRR from the exons ATGGAGTCCCCGGTCATGGAAACTGATTCAGTTACTTCAGGAATTAAGAGAtatgtaaaagacaaaaaaatttcaaGGACTACTAAATTGAATGTTTCTCTTGcttcaaaaatcaaaacaaaaataataa ACAATTcttctattttcaaaatttctctaaAGCACAACAACAGGGCATTAGCTCAGGCTCTtagtagagagaaggagaattcTCGAAGAATTACAACTGAGAAGATGCTGTTGCAaaaagaagtggagaaactgaATTTTGAGAATACATTTCTTCGTCTAAAGCTAAATAACTTG aaTAAGAAGCTTATAGAAATAGAAGCACTCATGAACAATAACTTAATAACCGCAATTGAAATGAGCAGTCTTTCTGAG TTCCATCAGAGTCCTTTTCCACTGCCAGGTAGCAAGAAGAAAGGAATTGGTAAACAGTGCAAGTTGATGCGTCTTCCATTTGCAAG AGTTCCGTTAACttcaaatgatgatgatgatggtgatgataaagAGAAAATGCAGAGTAATAAGTCTGTTATATCAAAGACACCACCTGATATTCCCTCTTCAGTATCAACAAGGCAATCTTTATCAATTCAGTATAATTTGGAAGAGTTacttcagaaagaaaataatcagaatGTGTATGATTTAGATGACCCAAGACATTTTTCTCCTATTGTGGATATACTTCCCAAAG aaagttGTTCTTCCTCAGACCAAAATTTCAAGAGTTCTCTAACAAGTGGGATGAGAAATATCGCGTCAATTGACAACAGAAGAGATAAACAATCTCCTAGTAACGTGACGGAAAGGAAGAAGCGTGGGTCATCACGGGGGTCAGTCAGCCTTTCTGTAGACACTCCTTGTGCAGCACATTTAGATGAACAATGCATTTCAACTCCAGAATTAAATCTGAAGAAGGATATAAATGATGACACTCATGAAGCAAGTATTAACACACAAAGAACTAGACCATGTCTTCCTTGCTTACCATCTGAATCTGCAAGGGAACCTAATGCAGAGTGTGTGAGTCAAGTCCAGGATAATAATGACTTTCAACTGCAGAAAACAGTGTATGATGCTGACATGGAATTAACTACTAGTGAAGTCAGCAAAATTGTTACAGTCTCAACAGGcaccaaaaataaaagtaataaaaacacGGAAGATTGTCAAATGAAACCTTTCAGAAAAGTGAAAGATCCAAGCTTTGAAAAAAACCAAGAAAGATCAAAGAGAAAACGTAGAAATAGTTCAGATGTGGATATTGAGGAAAAGATTGAAAACAGACCAAAAAGAAGATCTGTTGTCCTGGATGGCCAAAGGAATTCCCAAGACCCACATTTTACCTTCGGTACTGAGCAGCTGGCTCAAGTGAACACACTGCAGGAAATAACCCTCCCTAATAACTTCAACCCAGATGACAGACAAAATACACAGtgtaataaaaagaagaaaagaacacatGTAACAAATGGAGAAGAGGAAATATACTCTTTCTCTCAAAGTTCAGATCAATTCCTGCAGGAGAGTAAATTTATGGGTCAGAATTCTGTAACTTGTACTAAAAGTAAAGCTTCTAGACAGACATTTGTGATTCTTAAGGTAGAAAAAGGTAACGCATTCCCAAAGCAAAAGGATAAAGAAGCCATTTCCAAAAACCTAGAAGGCACAAATGAATTTGAAGCAGCATGTGTCTCCACCAAAGATAATGGAAATGTAGGTGATTATGAGACCCAGAATATGTTGGATTTAGAAAAGTGTGTCACTGATATGCAGCCTGCTCAGCAAAATGAgtcaaaaatgaataaacttgGACGTAAAGTAAGTCGGAAGacagaaataatttctgaaagaaaCCAAATACATGAGAATGATAAAGATTTGAACAGCCTAGAAAATGGTAACTTTTTCTTTCAAACCCAAGACAATAAAGAATCCATCTCCAGGAATCTAGAAGTTTCAAAACAGTTTCACATACCTGCTGTTCTCATTAGGGACAATGGAAATCTATATGAATATAAAACCCAGAATGCATTGGATTTGCAAAAGCAGATCAGCGACATGTACCCTGTTCAGCAAAACGAATCTAAAGTTAATAAGAAGCTTAGGCAGAAAGTAAATCGGAGGACAGAAATAATTTCTGAAGTAGATCATTTAAATAATGACAAAAGTGTGCATTGCCTAGAAAAGGATAATTATTTCTTCCCAACCCACAAGGATAAAGAGATCATCCCTGGAAAcctggaagacccaaatgaattTCAAACATCTGCTCTTCCTACCAAAGCTAGTGGAAACCTTTGTGATTATGAGAGGGTGACAGAGCATGCCCATGCTATGCGATCTGCTTGTCAAAATGATTCAAAAATAGTTAAGAAGCTTAGACAAAAGGTATATCgaaaaacagaaattatttctACAATGAACCAAACGCAGGAAAATGATGGAGAACATGTGCATGACCCAGGAAAGGGTAACAGCTTTTCTCCAACCCAAAAGGATAAAGAAACCATTTCTGGAAATGTTCAAGTCACAGATGAATTTCAAACAGCTGATCCTCCCACCAAAGATAATGGAAATTTATGTGACCATGAGACCCAGAATATTTTGGATTTGGAAAAGCATGCCACTGATAGGCAACCTGCTGagcaaaatgaatcaaaaataaataagcagcTTAGGCAGAAAGAAAATCGGAAGATGATAATTTCTGAAATGAACAGAATATATGAGGGTAATGATAAAGATGTGCATGCTCAAAAAAGCTATGTAAAAGaccttgactttaaaataaataagtctaaacaGAGACTTGACCATCAGGACACGAACAGTGGACACTCTATGGAAATAAACagtaatgaaaaggaaaatagtCATCAAATTTTAGATCCATACAAACTAGTTAACAAATGTAGGAAACAATCAGGCAAAGCAAAGAACATTTTGACAAGAGATAAGAATAAACCTACTGTGGAGTCAACAGAGTCTTCACAGACCTCTCCCTCCTCAGAATTTCATTTGCAAAACATTAATGAAGCAGATGCTGTTGTTGGAAACCAAATTGAACAACATAATAGTGAGAACAGAAGTTCAGCACCTCTgagtaaaaaaagagagacttccTTTGCAGAGAGGATAACAGAAGGAGAGTGCAAGGTGAAAAAACTAAATAAAGGGACttccaaatcaaagaaaagaaagaccttcgTAGTTccttctccagatggccatgagGTGATGGGGTTAATACTTGACTCTGTTCAAGGCAAGTCAGTTGACTGTGAACCAGCTGATAAGGAAAACTATTTGGAGAATGAGAAAATGGTCAGAAATAAGCCAGACTTTTGCACAAAGGTGTTTAAATCTTTTTCTCAGATTTATTCACCTAACATAAAAGATTCTTCCTTTCGCATTGTTCATGAGGATTCTACACCTTTGGGTATTTCTTCTACTAAAACTctgataataaaagaaaattttgccCTGGAAAGCTCACCaggttttcaagtaaataatgatGTGCATGAGAAGGTGAAAGAGATGAAATTTAAGGAGGATCAGACAACGAAAAAATCAGGAATAG gtGCTAGAACGTTACAGGACTTGACAAATACAAGTTTCGTTTCATATGACACTGCTAAATCTGAAAATGTGTTAGAAGATCTGTCCTCAGAGCTGCCAAGCCGAAGGAGGAAATGTGCTCCTCTCTCTTTAAAAGAGCCAAGTCTCAGAGG